A genomic segment from Pseudoduganella chitinolytica encodes:
- a CDS encoding MFS transporter: protein MHPSTPKPRLSFWQLWNMSFGFFGIQFGFALQNANTSRIFSTLGADPSQLALFWLAAPVTGLLVQPIIGYLSDNTWHPKWGRRRPFFFLGAVLASIALFLMPNSHMLWMAVAVLWLMDAAINISMEPFRAFVGDKLDPSQQTAGFAMQTFFIGCGAVIASLLPTIYADYLGVSNVSVNGGVPDTVRYAFYAGGAVYLLAVLWTVFTSEESPPEDMAAFRRDSGKGLGHGIAEILDGFFHMPKTMLQLAFVQFFSWIGLFAMWIYTTSAVAETVFGTTDARSELYQDAGNYVGLLFAVYSGVSALAAFILPVLARLTSRKAVHMICLLVGGLSLASVFLIHDRTMLVLPMIGVGIAWASILTMPYAILAGALPASRMGYYMGVFNFFVVIPQIVSGLLLGFITEHFFGGHTGYTLALGGVSMALGGLLTLWVRDDAKAAA from the coding sequence ATGCATCCTTCCACCCCCAAGCCGCGGCTGTCGTTCTGGCAGCTGTGGAACATGAGCTTCGGCTTCTTCGGCATCCAGTTCGGCTTCGCCCTGCAGAACGCCAATACCAGCCGGATCTTCTCCACGCTGGGCGCCGACCCCAGCCAGTTGGCGCTGTTCTGGCTTGCGGCACCCGTCACGGGCCTGCTGGTGCAGCCGATCATCGGCTACCTGTCCGACAACACGTGGCATCCGAAATGGGGCCGCCGCCGTCCGTTCTTCTTCCTGGGCGCCGTGCTGGCGTCCATCGCGCTGTTCCTGATGCCGAACTCGCACATGCTGTGGATGGCCGTGGCCGTTTTGTGGCTGATGGATGCGGCGATCAACATCTCGATGGAGCCGTTTCGCGCCTTTGTCGGCGACAAGCTCGATCCGTCGCAGCAGACCGCCGGCTTTGCGATGCAGACGTTCTTCATCGGCTGCGGCGCCGTCATCGCATCGCTGCTGCCGACGATCTACGCCGACTACCTGGGCGTCAGCAATGTCTCCGTCAACGGCGGCGTGCCCGACACGGTGCGCTATGCGTTCTACGCCGGCGGCGCCGTCTACCTGCTGGCCGTGCTGTGGACGGTGTTCACCAGCGAAGAGAGCCCGCCCGAGGACATGGCCGCGTTCCGCCGCGACAGCGGCAAGGGCCTCGGCCATGGCATCGCCGAGATCCTGGACGGCTTCTTCCACATGCCGAAGACGATGCTGCAGCTGGCGTTCGTGCAGTTCTTTTCGTGGATCGGCCTGTTCGCGATGTGGATCTACACCACGTCGGCCGTGGCGGAGACCGTGTTCGGCACCACCGACGCCCGCTCCGAGCTGTACCAGGATGCCGGCAACTATGTCGGCCTCCTGTTCGCGGTGTATTCCGGCGTGTCGGCGCTGGCCGCCTTCATCCTGCCGGTGCTGGCACGCCTCACCAGCCGCAAGGCCGTGCATATGATCTGCCTGCTCGTCGGCGGCCTCAGCCTGGCCAGCGTGTTCCTGATCCACGACCGCACGATGCTGGTGCTGCCGATGATCGGCGTAGGCATCGCCTGGGCCAGCATCCTGACGATGCCGTACGCGATCCTGGCCGGCGCGCTGCCCGCCAGCCGGATGGGCTACTACATGGGCGTGTTCAATTTCTTCGTCGTGATTCCGCAGATCGTCAGCGGCCTGCTGCTGGGCTTCATCACGGAGCACTTCTTCGGCGGCCACACGGGCTACACGCTGGCGCTGGGCGGCGTCTCGATGGCGTTGGGGGGCTTGTTGACGCTGTGGGTGCGCGACGACGCCAAGGCCGCGGCCTGA
- a CDS encoding alpha-D-glucose phosphate-specific phosphoglucomutase, which translates to MAILTVPTNPIPGQKPGTSGLRKKVAVFRQQHYLENFVQSVFDTLGDLSGKTLVLGGDGRFHNRAAVHTILRMAAANGVARVLVGRGGLLSTPAVSCVIRKHEAMGGIILSASHNPGGPDGDFGIKYNIGNGGPAPEGVTEAIYQRTTAITQYRISDDPDVDIDRIGRGYMEQMQVEVIDPVEDYADMLAGLFDFDAIRKLFAGGFRMCFDAMSAISGPYAQAILEGRLGAPAGTVVNAVPLEDFGGLHPDPNPVNAAQLIELMAGPDAPDFGAASDGDADRNMIVGRNFAVTPSDSLAILAANAQVAPGYRGGIAGIARSMPTSRAADRVAEALGVKLYETPTGWKYFGNLLDAGLATLCGEESYGTGSNHIREKDGVWAVLFWLNLLAVTGKSVEEIVTAHWARFGRNYYSRHDYEAIDAHAAQVLMDDLRIKLANLAGQEMNLYTVDFADDFSYTDPVDGSQSAQQGIRIVMTDGSRIVYRLSGTGTEGATLRVYLERYEADPALHNIPTQQALAPLIAIADSVASIALNTGRSNPTVIT; encoded by the coding sequence ATGGCAATCCTGACGGTCCCCACCAATCCCATTCCCGGCCAGAAGCCGGGAACTTCCGGCCTGCGCAAGAAAGTGGCGGTGTTCCGCCAGCAGCACTACCTCGAGAACTTCGTCCAGAGCGTGTTCGACACGCTGGGCGACCTGTCCGGCAAGACGCTCGTGCTGGGCGGCGACGGCCGCTTCCACAACCGCGCGGCCGTGCACACCATCCTGCGCATGGCCGCGGCCAACGGCGTCGCGCGCGTACTGGTCGGGCGCGGCGGCCTGCTGTCGACGCCGGCCGTGTCCTGCGTCATCCGCAAGCACGAGGCGATGGGCGGCATCATCCTGTCGGCCAGCCACAATCCGGGCGGTCCGGACGGCGACTTCGGCATCAAGTACAACATCGGCAACGGCGGCCCGGCGCCGGAAGGCGTGACGGAAGCGATCTACCAGCGCACCACGGCGATTACCCAGTACCGCATCAGCGACGACCCGGACGTGGACATCGACCGCATCGGCCGCGGTTACATGGAACAGATGCAGGTGGAGGTCATCGACCCGGTCGAGGACTATGCCGACATGCTGGCCGGCCTGTTCGACTTCGACGCGATCCGCAAGCTGTTCGCGGGCGGTTTCCGCATGTGCTTCGACGCCATGAGCGCGATCTCCGGCCCATACGCGCAGGCGATACTGGAAGGGCGCCTGGGTGCGCCGGCCGGCACCGTCGTCAACGCGGTGCCGCTGGAAGACTTCGGCGGCCTGCATCCCGACCCGAACCCCGTCAACGCGGCCCAGCTGATCGAACTGATGGCCGGCCCCGATGCGCCCGACTTCGGCGCAGCATCGGACGGCGACGCGGACCGCAACATGATCGTCGGCCGCAACTTCGCCGTGACCCCGTCGGACAGCCTGGCAATCCTCGCCGCCAACGCGCAGGTTGCGCCGGGCTACCGGGGCGGCATCGCCGGCATCGCCCGCTCGATGCCCACGTCGCGCGCGGCCGACCGCGTGGCCGAGGCGCTGGGCGTGAAGCTGTACGAGACGCCGACGGGCTGGAAGTACTTCGGCAACCTGCTGGACGCCGGCCTGGCCACGCTGTGCGGCGAGGAGAGCTACGGCACCGGCTCGAACCACATCCGCGAGAAGGACGGCGTGTGGGCCGTGCTGTTCTGGCTCAACCTGCTGGCGGTGACGGGCAAAAGCGTCGAGGAGATCGTCACCGCGCACTGGGCCCGTTTCGGCCGCAATTACTACTCGCGCCATGACTACGAAGCGATCGACGCCCACGCGGCGCAGGTGCTGATGGACGACCTGCGCATCAAGCTGGCCAACCTGGCCGGCCAGGAGATGAACCTCTACACGGTCGATTTCGCCGACGACTTCTCGTACACCGACCCGGTCGACGGCTCGCAGTCGGCGCAGCAGGGCATCCGCATCGTCATGACGGACGGCTCGCGCATCGTCTACCGCCTGTCCGGCACCGGCACGGAAGGTGCGACGCTGCGCGTCTACCTGGAGCGCTACGAAGCCGATCCGGCGCTGCACAACATTCCCACCCAGCAGGCGCTGGCGCCGCTGATCGCCATAGCCGACAGCGTGGCGAGCATTGCCCTCAACACGGGACGGAGCAACCCGACCGTGATCACCTGA
- a CDS encoding alpha-amylase family glycosyl hydrolase, whose translation MNTGRFKLRSLAMAALLAASAAVQAAPRPFTWDNATVYFVVTDRFSNGDKSNDLAYGRKADAAPLRGFMGGDLKGLTAKVKEGYFDSLGVDAIWLTPPVEQIHAGTDEGTGKSYGFHGYWARDFTAIDANLGTEQDFADFVQAAHARGIRVVFDVVMNHIGPVTEQDPVWPADWVRLDPVCKYKDTPTTVPCALVPNLPDVRTDSNANVALPPALVEKWKREGRYEREVKELDDFFARTGYPRAPRYYLMKWHADWVRKYGIDGFRADTVKHTEPGVWKELRTVADAAYQDYRKANPGKALGEKFFAVAEVYGYGIGSGRQFDMGDAKVDFYANGFDSLINFALPGDAKGDYESIFAKYAQALHGPLKGYSVLNYMDSHDDGNPFDAARTRPFETANKLLLAPGAAQIYYGDETARRLDIAEATGDAKLRSFMNWDDLANNSAREGYRVADVRAHWSKLGLFRRAHAAIGAGTHRKLADRPYTFARTHAADKVVVALDVPVGKPVAIAVGGVFADGAKVRDAYSDVTYTVRKGVVRTGGKASVVLLEAAR comes from the coding sequence ATGAATACTGGTCGCTTCAAACTCCGCTCCCTCGCAATGGCCGCGCTGCTCGCGGCAAGTGCCGCCGTCCAGGCGGCGCCCCGGCCGTTCACCTGGGATAACGCGACCGTGTATTTCGTCGTGACGGACCGCTTCAGCAACGGCGACAAGTCGAACGACCTGGCGTACGGCCGCAAGGCCGACGCCGCACCGCTGCGCGGCTTCATGGGCGGCGACCTGAAAGGGCTGACGGCCAAGGTCAAGGAGGGTTATTTCGACAGCCTGGGTGTCGATGCGATCTGGCTGACGCCGCCGGTGGAGCAGATCCACGCCGGTACCGACGAAGGTACCGGCAAGTCGTACGGCTTCCATGGCTACTGGGCGCGCGACTTCACGGCGATCGACGCCAACCTGGGCACGGAGCAGGATTTCGCGGACTTCGTGCAAGCGGCGCATGCGCGCGGCATCCGCGTGGTGTTCGACGTGGTGATGAACCATATCGGCCCCGTCACGGAGCAGGACCCCGTGTGGCCGGCGGACTGGGTGCGGCTCGACCCGGTGTGCAAGTACAAGGACACGCCGACGACGGTGCCGTGCGCGCTGGTGCCGAACCTGCCGGACGTGCGCACCGACAGCAACGCCAACGTGGCGCTGCCGCCGGCGCTCGTGGAAAAATGGAAGAGGGAAGGGCGCTACGAGCGCGAGGTGAAGGAGCTGGACGATTTCTTCGCCCGCACCGGCTATCCGCGTGCGCCCCGCTACTACCTGATGAAGTGGCACGCGGACTGGGTGCGTAAATATGGCATCGACGGCTTCCGCGCCGACACCGTCAAGCACACGGAGCCGGGCGTGTGGAAGGAGCTGCGCACGGTGGCCGACGCGGCCTACCAGGACTATCGCAAGGCCAACCCGGGCAAGGCGCTGGGCGAGAAGTTCTTTGCGGTGGCCGAGGTGTATGGCTACGGCATCGGCAGCGGGCGCCAGTTCGACATGGGCGATGCCAAGGTCGACTTTTATGCCAACGGCTTCGACAGCCTGATCAACTTCGCGCTGCCGGGCGACGCGAAGGGCGACTACGAGAGCATCTTCGCCAAGTATGCGCAGGCGCTGCATGGGCCGCTGAAGGGCTATTCGGTGCTGAACTACATGGATTCGCACGACGACGGCAATCCGTTCGACGCGGCCCGCACCCGGCCGTTCGAGACGGCCAACAAACTGCTGCTGGCGCCGGGCGCCGCCCAGATCTACTACGGCGACGAGACGGCGCGCCGGCTCGACATCGCCGAGGCGACGGGCGACGCGAAGCTGCGTTCGTTCATGAACTGGGACGACCTCGCCAACAACTCGGCACGGGAAGGCTACCGCGTCGCCGACGTGCGCGCGCACTGGAGCAAGCTGGGACTGTTCCGGCGCGCCCACGCCGCCATCGGTGCGGGCACGCACCGCAAGCTGGCGGACCGGCCCTACACGTTCGCCCGCACCCACGCAGCGGACAAGGTCGTGGTGGCACTGGATGTGCCGGTCGGGAAGCCGGTCGCGATTGCGGTAGGTGGCGTGTTTGCCGACGGGGCCAAGGTGCGGGATGCCTATTCCGACGTGACGTACACCGTGCGCAAAGGTGTCGTGCGTACTGGCGGCAAGGCGAGTGTCGTGCTGCTGGAAGCCGCCCGTTAA
- the pulA gene encoding pullulanase-type alpha-1,6-glucosidase, whose translation MVIRKSTGAAVAACLLVSTAPARAAADLATCNTDGFQAVLSPAASAYDARAAWLDRRSLAWPGAAPDAIYRLYHSATSAIVARSGAPVRGADGGLALKPTPAAIPAAFAWLGKGPVLALNPQDEARMAALHKGQLVLVREDAQGNVLASTEVQSAGALDDLYAGAERVPDLGATPARRSTTFKLWAPTAGNVAVCTYDSGSGRARAVTPLRFDSATGVWSATLPANLDGKYYRYAVDVYANGSGIVRNLVTDPYAVSLTTDSRRAYIADLAAPRLKPAGWDHSRAPAKVLAQTDMSIYELHVRDFSVNDASVTAANRGKYTAFTERDSNGMRHLAALARAGLTDVHLLPVYDIGSVPEAHCDVPDAARLRGLPPDSDVQQQLVGLTRQTDCYNWGYDPYHYSAPEGSYSTDPADGARRIVELRQMVMALHGIGLRVGMDVVYNHTFLGGQAGKSVLDRIVPGYYHRLDATGAIERSTCCDNTATEHRMMGKLMTDSVELWTKHYRIDSFRFDLMGHQPRATMEALQRRVDAAAGRHVNLIGEGWNFGEVANGARFVQASQLALNGSGIGTFSDRGRDAVRGGGAGDAGRDMVARQGYVNGLSYDPNGSAAATRDDLLKAADLVRVGLAGSVRTYPLTTRDGTVRKLEELDYAGQPAGYASAPGETVNYVENHDNQTLYDLNALRLPLATATADRARVQMLAAAINAFSQGVAYFHAGFDILRSKSLDRNSFDSGDWFNRLDWTYRDNYFGTGLPPAADNGKDYALLRPLLANPALKPAPADIAFARDTFRDLLAIRAGSTLFRLRTADEIAERLRFYNTGPDQVATVIVGRLDGSGYAGAGYRSVLYLINVDKVAQKIAVPAEAGRSYRLHPVQDRAEAGDQRVREARYDKASGTFTVPARTAVVFVEGMSER comes from the coding sequence ATGGTCATCCGCAAGTCTACCGGGGCGGCAGTTGCCGCCTGCTTACTCGTCAGTACGGCACCTGCCCGGGCGGCAGCCGATCTCGCCACCTGCAATACCGACGGCTTCCAGGCCGTGTTGTCGCCCGCGGCCAGCGCGTACGACGCCCGCGCCGCCTGGCTCGATCGCCGCAGCCTCGCATGGCCGGGCGCCGCACCCGATGCCATCTATCGCCTGTACCACAGCGCCACCTCGGCCATCGTCGCGCGATCCGGCGCGCCCGTGCGTGGCGCCGACGGCGGATTGGCGTTGAAGCCCACGCCCGCGGCCATCCCGGCCGCCTTCGCGTGGCTCGGCAAAGGGCCGGTGCTGGCATTGAACCCACAGGACGAAGCACGCATGGCCGCCCTGCACAAGGGCCAGCTGGTGCTGGTGCGCGAGGACGCACAGGGCAACGTGCTCGCTTCCACGGAGGTGCAGTCGGCCGGCGCCCTGGACGACCTGTACGCCGGTGCCGAACGCGTACCCGACCTGGGTGCGACACCAGCGCGGCGCAGCACGACGTTCAAGCTGTGGGCGCCGACGGCCGGCAATGTCGCGGTGTGCACATACGACAGCGGCAGCGGCCGTGCGCGCGCCGTCACGCCGCTGCGCTTCGACAGCGCCACCGGCGTCTGGTCCGCCACCCTGCCGGCCAACCTGGACGGCAAGTACTACCGCTACGCCGTCGACGTGTATGCCAACGGCAGCGGCATCGTGCGCAACCTCGTCACCGACCCGTATGCCGTCAGCCTGACGACCGACTCGCGCCGCGCCTACATCGCCGACCTGGCCGCGCCACGCCTGAAGCCGGCCGGCTGGGACCACAGCCGCGCCCCGGCCAAGGTGCTGGCCCAGACCGACATGTCGATCTACGAACTGCACGTGCGCGATTTCTCTGTCAACGACGCCAGCGTCACCGCGGCCAACCGCGGCAAGTACACGGCCTTCACGGAAAGGGATTCGAACGGCATGCGCCACCTGGCGGCACTGGCCCGCGCCGGCCTGACGGACGTGCACCTGCTGCCCGTGTATGACATCGGCAGCGTGCCCGAAGCGCACTGCGACGTGCCGGATGCGGCGCGCCTGCGCGGTCTGCCACCGGACAGCGACGTGCAGCAGCAACTGGTCGGGCTGACGCGCCAGACGGACTGCTACAACTGGGGCTACGACCCTTACCACTACAGCGCGCCGGAAGGCAGCTACAGCACCGACCCGGCCGACGGCGCGCGCCGCATCGTCGAACTGCGCCAGATGGTGATGGCGCTGCACGGCATCGGCCTGCGCGTGGGCATGGACGTCGTCTACAACCACACCTTCCTCGGCGGCCAGGCCGGGAAATCGGTGCTGGACCGCATCGTGCCCGGCTACTACCACCGGCTGGACGCCACCGGCGCCATCGAGCGCTCGACCTGCTGCGACAACACGGCCACGGAACACCGCATGATGGGCAAGCTGATGACGGATTCGGTCGAGCTGTGGACGAAGCACTACCGCATCGATTCGTTCCGCTTCGACCTGATGGGCCACCAGCCGCGCGCGACGATGGAGGCGCTGCAGCGCCGTGTCGACGCGGCGGCCGGCCGCCACGTCAACCTGATCGGCGAAGGCTGGAACTTCGGCGAAGTGGCGAACGGCGCCCGCTTCGTGCAGGCCTCGCAGCTGGCGCTGAACGGCAGCGGCATCGGCACGTTCAGCGACCGCGGCCGCGATGCCGTGCGCGGTGGCGGCGCCGGCGACGCGGGCCGTGACATGGTGGCGCGCCAGGGCTACGTCAACGGCCTGTCCTACGATCCGAACGGCAGCGCCGCAGCCACCAGGGACGACCTGCTGAAGGCGGCGGACCTGGTGCGCGTCGGCCTGGCCGGCAGCGTGCGCACCTACCCGTTGACGACGCGCGACGGTACCGTGCGCAAGCTGGAGGAACTGGACTACGCGGGCCAGCCCGCGGGCTACGCCAGCGCACCGGGGGAGACCGTCAACTACGTGGAGAACCACGACAACCAGACCTTGTACGACCTGAACGCGTTGCGCCTGCCGCTGGCAACCGCCACGGCCGACCGCGCGCGCGTGCAGATGCTGGCGGCCGCGATCAATGCGTTCAGCCAGGGCGTGGCGTACTTCCATGCCGGCTTCGACATCCTGCGTTCGAAGTCGCTGGACCGCAACAGCTTCGACTCGGGCGACTGGTTCAACCGGCTGGACTGGACGTATCGCGACAACTACTTCGGCACCGGCCTGCCACCAGCCGCCGACAACGGCAAGGACTATGCGCTGCTGCGGCCCCTGCTGGCCAACCCGGCCCTGAAGCCCGCCCCGGCCGACATCGCGTTCGCGCGCGACACGTTCCGCGACCTGCTGGCGATCCGTGCCGGCAGCACGCTGTTCCGCCTGCGTACGGCCGACGAGATTGCCGAGCGGCTGCGCTTCTACAATACGGGTCCGGACCAGGTGGCGACGGTGATCGTCGGGCGGCTGGATGGTTCCGGCTACGCGGGGGCGGGCTATCGCTCGGTGCTGTACCTGATCAACGTCGACAAGGTGGCGCAGAAGATCGCGGTGCCCGCGGAGGCCGGGCGTTCGTACCGGCTGCATCCGGTGCAGGACCGGGCCGAGGCCGGCGACCAGCGGGTACGTGAGGCCAGGTATGACAAGGCGTCGGGGACGTTTACGGTGCCGGCGCGGACGGCCGTGGTGTTCGTGGAAGGGATGTCGGAACGTTAA
- a CDS encoding methyl-accepting chemotaxis protein: MKVGTRLAIGYALVLCLMVSIVATGLLKMREMNERTRNITEVNNVQIALVATLQDSVTDRMIALRNLILFTTPEEMQPETKRMETQAALYAEAFAKLQKTFEDPATTAEEKAFVEKLKELDANAAPLMAKAMELGLANKAEEGTDYLIHQLRPVQREWLGALNDLIAFENKLNAAAAADAQATYDSAVTLMLVLNGIALVIGIGSATMITRTLLGQLGGEPEQAAAIAARIAEGDLTVDVPVKPGDQSSMLYAMRNMRDKLAAIVTEVRTGTDTIATASGQISAGNADLSSRTEEQASSLEETASSMEELTSTVRQNADNAQQASAMAATASDVAAQGGQVVAQVVDTMGAINESARKIVDIISVIDGIAFQTNILALNAAVEAARAGEQGRGFAVVAGEVRNLAHRAGAAAKEIKTLIDDSVEKVGIGSQLVGQAGATMNEIVGSVQRVTDIMSEISAASREQSSGIDQVNQAIAQMDQVTQQNAALVEEASAASESMQDQAAKLAQLVGTFTVVQSAAAAAPSAPRRVTTKPVKQLAQAPRLAAAPAKPAATKGPAASQPARKAAATAESEWEEF, encoded by the coding sequence ATGAAAGTCGGCACGCGGCTGGCCATCGGCTATGCGCTCGTGCTTTGCCTGATGGTCTCGATCGTCGCTACGGGTCTCTTGAAGATGCGCGAGATGAACGAGCGTACCCGCAACATCACTGAAGTCAACAACGTCCAGATCGCCCTGGTGGCGACGCTGCAGGACAGCGTGACGGACCGCATGATCGCACTGCGCAACCTGATCCTGTTCACGACGCCGGAAGAGATGCAACCGGAAACCAAGCGCATGGAAACCCAGGCCGCGCTGTACGCCGAAGCGTTTGCCAAGCTGCAGAAAACGTTCGAGGATCCCGCCACGACGGCCGAGGAAAAGGCATTCGTGGAAAAGCTGAAGGAACTGGACGCCAATGCGGCGCCGCTGATGGCCAAGGCGATGGAACTGGGCCTGGCGAACAAGGCCGAAGAAGGCACCGATTACCTGATCCACCAGCTGCGTCCCGTGCAGCGCGAATGGCTGGGCGCCCTGAACGACCTCATCGCCTTTGAGAACAAGCTGAACGCCGCGGCCGCCGCGGATGCGCAAGCAACCTACGACAGCGCCGTCACGCTGATGCTGGTCCTGAACGGCATCGCACTCGTCATCGGCATCGGTTCGGCCACGATGATCACCCGCACCCTGCTGGGCCAGCTGGGCGGCGAACCCGAGCAAGCCGCGGCCATCGCGGCGCGCATCGCGGAAGGCGACCTGACCGTCGACGTCCCCGTCAAGCCGGGCGACCAGTCCAGCATGCTGTATGCGATGCGCAATATGCGTGACAAGCTGGCCGCGATCGTCACCGAAGTGCGCACCGGCACCGACACGATCGCCACCGCGTCCGGCCAGATCTCGGCCGGCAATGCCGACCTGTCGTCGCGCACGGAAGAACAGGCCAGCTCGCTGGAGGAAACCGCGTCGTCGATGGAAGAGCTGACATCCACCGTGCGTCAGAACGCCGACAACGCCCAGCAGGCCAGTGCCATGGCGGCGACGGCGTCGGATGTCGCGGCCCAAGGCGGCCAGGTGGTCGCCCAGGTCGTCGATACGATGGGTGCCATCAATGAATCGGCCCGCAAGATCGTCGACATCATTTCCGTCATCGATGGCATCGCGTTCCAGACCAATATCCTGGCGCTGAACGCGGCCGTCGAGGCGGCCCGCGCCGGTGAACAGGGCCGCGGCTTCGCTGTCGTGGCGGGCGAAGTGCGCAACCTGGCGCACCGCGCTGGCGCCGCCGCGAAGGAAATCAAGACGCTGATCGACGACTCGGTCGAAAAGGTCGGCATCGGTTCGCAACTGGTGGGCCAGGCCGGCGCGACGATGAACGAGATCGTCGGCAGCGTGCAGCGCGTCACCGACATCATGAGCGAGATCTCGGCCGCCAGCCGCGAGCAGAGCAGCGGCATCGACCAGGTCAACCAGGCCATTGCGCAGATGGACCAGGTCACGCAGCAGAATGCCGCGCTGGTGGAGGAAGCCAGCGCCGCCTCCGAATCGATGCAGGACCAGGCCGCCAAGCTGGCGCAACTGGTGGGCACGTTCACGGTCGTGCAATCGGCTGCCGCAGCGGCACCGTCCGCGCCGCGTCGCGTGACGACGAAGCCGGTCAAGCAGCTGGCGCAAGCGCCCCGTCTGGCGGCGGCTCCTGCCAAACCTGCGGCGACCAAGGGGCCAGCGGCGTCCCAACCGGCCCGCAAGGCTGCGGCAACGGCGGAATCGGAGTGGGAAGAGTTCTAA
- a CDS encoding POT-type proton-dependent oligopeptide transporter — MAPDQSQGNGPLPRQIPYIIANEAAERFSFYGMRNILTPFLISTLLLFVPLEDRTGEAKHVFHTFVIGAYFTPLLGGFLADRLFGKYKTILWLSLFYVAGHACLAIFEDNLKGFYFGLFLIALGAGGIKPLVSAFVGDQFDQTNKNRAKVVYDAFYWCINFGSFFASLLMPLLLKNYGPSIAFGIPGLLMALAVLIFWLGRHKYVNVPPAPPNPDSLTRVARTALLAKRPGEGRPGLTVAVIGVVGAVVSLLMSYSWGFVIGACTALVLLLAFGGIGTGMQLERARGHHPDEAVEGVRAVLRILIVFALVTPFWSLFDQKASTWIVQANSMTSPVLDIFGWQFQVLPAQMQALNPLLVMLLIPFNNLALFPLLRALGIEPTALRRMTTGIALSGAAWLVIGWIQVSMDGGTPMSILWQLAPYALLTMAEVLVSATGLEFAYSQAPASMKGSIMSFWTLAVTVGNLWVLIVNSSVKNDFVLGHIGDTGLSVIAFQMFFFAGFALLTALVFGLYALRYKMVDNYRSGKAPA; from the coding sequence ATGGCACCAGACCAAAGCCAGGGAAACGGGCCGCTACCGCGGCAGATCCCGTACATCATCGCCAACGAAGCGGCGGAACGCTTCTCCTTCTACGGCATGCGCAACATCCTGACGCCGTTCCTGATCAGCACCCTGCTGCTGTTCGTGCCGCTGGAAGACCGCACCGGCGAGGCCAAGCACGTGTTCCACACGTTCGTCATCGGCGCCTATTTCACGCCGCTCCTGGGTGGCTTCCTGGCCGACCGCCTGTTCGGCAAGTACAAGACGATCCTCTGGCTCAGCCTCTTCTACGTGGCGGGCCATGCGTGCCTGGCGATCTTCGAGGACAACCTGAAGGGCTTCTATTTCGGCCTGTTCCTGATCGCGCTGGGCGCGGGCGGCATCAAGCCGCTGGTGTCGGCGTTCGTGGGCGACCAGTTCGACCAGACCAACAAGAACCGGGCCAAGGTGGTGTACGACGCCTTCTACTGGTGCATCAACTTCGGCTCGTTCTTCGCGTCGCTGCTGATGCCGCTGCTGCTGAAGAACTACGGCCCGTCCATCGCCTTCGGCATTCCCGGCCTGCTGATGGCACTGGCCGTGCTGATCTTCTGGCTGGGCCGCCATAAATACGTCAACGTACCGCCGGCACCGCCCAATCCCGATTCGCTGACGCGGGTCGCGCGCACGGCGCTGCTGGCCAAACGTCCAGGCGAGGGCCGACCCGGTCTCACGGTAGCGGTCATCGGCGTGGTCGGCGCTGTCGTCTCGCTGCTGATGTCGTACTCGTGGGGCTTCGTCATCGGCGCCTGCACCGCGCTGGTGCTGCTGCTGGCATTCGGCGGCATCGGTACCGGCATGCAGCTCGAACGGGCCCGCGGCCACCACCCGGACGAAGCGGTGGAAGGCGTGCGCGCCGTGCTGCGCATCCTGATCGTGTTCGCCCTCGTCACGCCGTTCTGGTCCCTGTTCGACCAGAAGGCCTCGACGTGGATCGTGCAGGCCAACTCGATGACGAGCCCCGTGCTCGACATCTTCGGCTGGCAGTTCCAGGTACTGCCGGCGCAAATGCAGGCGTTGAATCCGCTGCTCGTCATGCTGCTGATCCCGTTCAATAACCTGGCCCTGTTCCCGCTGCTGCGCGCGCTCGGCATCGAGCCGACGGCGCTGCGCCGGATGACGACCGGCATCGCGCTCTCCGGCGCGGCCTGGCTGGTGATCGGCTGGATCCAGGTGTCGATGGACGGCGGCACGCCGATGTCGATCCTGTGGCAACTGGCGCCATATGCGCTGCTGACGATGGCGGAAGTGCTGGTGTCGGCAACCGGCCTGGAATTTGCCTACAGCCAGGCACCCGCGTCGATGAAGGGTTCGATCATGAGCTTCTGGACGCTGGCCGTCACGGTCGGCAACCTGTGGGTCCTGATCGTCAATTCCAGCGTCAAGAACGACTTCGTGCTGGGGCATATCGGCGACACGGGATTGTCCGTGATCGCGTTCCAGATGTTCTTCTTTGCCGGCTTCGCGCTGCTGACGGCCCTGGTGTTCGGCCTGTACGCGCTGCGCTACAAGATGGTGGACAACTACCGCAGCGGCAAGGCGCCGGCGTAA